The following proteins are encoded in a genomic region of Streptomyces sp. SLBN-31:
- a CDS encoding (Fe-S)-binding protein yields MRVALFLTCVNDTLYPDTGRAVVKLLTRLGVEVDFPMAQTCCGQAHYNTGYRHEAEPLARHFSDVFGEYEAIVTPSGSCGAMVRELYPRMGERARAEGRGDALAATLAPVVPKTYELTEFLVDMLGVTDVGAYYPHKVTYHPTCHGLRGLGLGDRPRRLLQAVRGLELVELPGAEECCGFGGTFALKNADVSAAMGADKVRNAASTGAEVLCAADNSCLMHIGGTMTRLSSDMRPVHIAEILASTEEEPAA; encoded by the coding sequence ATGCGTGTCGCCCTGTTCCTGACCTGCGTCAACGACACGCTCTATCCGGACACCGGGCGCGCCGTGGTGAAACTGCTGACCAGGCTGGGCGTCGAGGTCGACTTCCCGATGGCCCAGACCTGCTGCGGACAGGCGCACTACAACACCGGCTACCGCCATGAGGCGGAGCCGCTGGCCCGGCATTTCTCCGATGTCTTCGGGGAGTACGAGGCGATCGTCACGCCGTCCGGATCGTGCGGGGCGATGGTGCGGGAGCTGTATCCGCGGATGGGTGAGCGGGCGCGGGCCGAGGGCCGCGGGGACGCTCTCGCGGCCACTTTGGCGCCGGTCGTGCCGAAGACGTACGAGCTGACCGAGTTCCTGGTGGACATGCTGGGGGTGACGGACGTCGGGGCGTACTACCCGCACAAGGTGACGTATCACCCGACCTGTCACGGACTGCGCGGGCTGGGGCTCGGTGACCGGCCGCGCCGGCTGTTGCAGGCCGTGCGGGGCCTGGAGCTGGTCGAGTTGCCGGGTGCCGAGGAGTGCTGCGGTTTCGGTGGGACGTTCGCGCTGAAGAACGCGGACGTCTCGGCGGCCATGGGCGCCGACAAGGTGCGCAACGCCGCCTCGACGGGCGCGGAGGTGCTGTGCGCGGCCGACAACTCCTGTCTGATGCACATCGGCGGCACGATGACGCGGCTGAGCAGCGACATGCGGCCGGTGCACATCGCGGAGATCCTGGCGAGCACGGAGGAGGAGCCGGCGGCATGA
- a CDS encoding rhamnulokinase family protein — MKSYAAVDLGASSGRVMVGRVGPGSLELTEAHRFANRPVRVPEGLRWDVLALYGGVLDGLRTAGQVDSVGLDSWAVDYGLLDADGALLGNPVHYRDSRTEGVAEKVWATMPADRLYAATGLQYAPFNTLYQLVAARDSAQLGAAKRLLLIPDLLSYWLTGEQGTELTNASTTQLIDPRTREWSYDTASRLGIDLALFAPLRRPGDPAGVLRPEVLEETGLRGPVPVTAVGSHDTASAVAAVPADGERFAYICTGTWSLAGLELDAPVLSEESRTANFTNELGLDGTVRYLRNIMGLWLLQECVRAWGEPELGTLLPAAAKVPALRSVVDAGDAAFLAPGRMPERIADACRASGQPVPETPAEITRCILDSLALAHRKAVEDAQRLAGHPVDVVHVVGGGTRNALLCQLTADACGLPVVAGPTEAAALGNVLVQARAHGLVGDLASGRRLLTRTHPLTRYEPRGDTARWREAQARLAGA, encoded by the coding sequence GTGAAGTCGTACGCCGCGGTCGACCTCGGCGCGTCCAGCGGACGCGTCATGGTCGGCCGCGTCGGCCCCGGCAGCCTGGAACTCACCGAGGCGCACCGGTTCGCGAACCGGCCGGTGCGCGTTCCGGAGGGCCTGCGCTGGGACGTGCTCGCCCTGTACGGGGGTGTGCTGGACGGACTGCGGACGGCGGGGCAGGTCGACTCGGTCGGCCTCGACAGCTGGGCGGTGGACTACGGGCTGCTGGATGCCGACGGGGCGCTGCTCGGCAACCCCGTGCACTACCGGGACTCCCGCACCGAGGGCGTCGCGGAGAAGGTGTGGGCGACCATGCCCGCCGACCGGTTGTACGCGGCGACCGGGTTGCAGTACGCGCCCTTCAACACCCTGTACCAGCTGGTCGCCGCCCGGGACTCGGCCCAACTGGGTGCCGCGAAGCGGCTGTTGCTCATTCCCGACCTGCTCTCGTACTGGCTGACGGGCGAGCAGGGCACTGAGCTGACCAACGCCTCGACGACCCAGCTGATCGACCCGCGCACCCGCGAGTGGTCGTACGACACCGCCTCCCGGCTGGGCATCGACCTCGCGCTGTTCGCGCCGCTGCGGCGGCCGGGCGATCCGGCGGGCGTGCTGCGGCCGGAGGTGCTGGAGGAGACCGGGCTGCGCGGGCCGGTGCCCGTGACGGCGGTCGGGTCGCACGACACGGCGTCCGCCGTGGCCGCCGTGCCGGCCGACGGGGAGCGGTTCGCCTATATCTGCACCGGCACCTGGTCGCTGGCGGGTCTGGAGCTGGACGCGCCGGTGCTGAGTGAGGAGAGCCGAACCGCCAACTTCACCAACGAGCTCGGCCTGGACGGCACGGTCCGCTACCTGCGCAACATCATGGGGCTGTGGCTGCTCCAGGAGTGCGTACGGGCCTGGGGCGAACCGGAGTTGGGCACGCTGCTGCCGGCGGCGGCGAAGGTGCCGGCGCTGCGGTCGGTGGTGGACGCGGGCGACGCGGCGTTCCTGGCGCCGGGCCGTATGCCGGAGCGGATCGCCGACGCGTGCCGGGCCTCTGGGCAGCCGGTGCCCGAAACACCCGCCGAGATCACGCGCTGCATCCTCGACTCGCTCGCCCTCGCGCACCGCAAGGCCGTCGAGGACGCCCAGCGGCTGGCCGGTCACCCCGTGGACGTCGTGCACGTGGTGGGTGGCGGCACCCGCAACGCCCTGCTGTGCCAGCTGACCGCCGACGCGTGCGGGCTGCCCGTGGTGGCCGGCCCGACCGAGGCGGCCGCGCTCGGCAACGTCCTGGTCCAGGCCCGGGCCCACGGGCTGGTGGGCGACCTGGCGAGCGGGCGGCGGCTGCTCACCCGTACCCATCCGCTCACCCGCTACGAGCCGCGGGGCGACACCGCGCGCTGGCGCGAGGCCCAGGCCCGGCTCGCCGGAGCGTGA
- a CDS encoding bifunctional aldolase/short-chain dehydrogenase, with the protein MAPHPEAAALLARSHRLGSDPRNTNYAGGNASAKGTDTDPVTGGDVELMWVKGSGGDLGTLTGAGLAVLRLDRLRALKGVYPGVEREDEMVAAFDYCLHGKGGAAPSIDTAMHGLVEAAHVDHLHPDSGIALACAADGEKLTAECFGDTVVWVPWRRPGFQLGLDIAAVKEANPQAIGCVLGGHGITAWGDTSEACERNSLHIIRTAEAFLAERGRPEPFGPVIEGYAALEPAERRERAAALAPYVRAIASQDKPQVGHFDDSETVLEFLARAEHPRLAALGTSCPDHFLRTKVRPLVLDLPPAAPLEEAVARLKELHAEYREEYAAYYRRHALPDSPAMRGADPAIVLVPGVGMFSFGKDKQTARVAGEFYVNAINVMRGAEAVSTYAPIEESEKFRIEYWALEEAKLQRMPAPKPLATRVALVTGAGSGIGKAIAQRLVAEGACVVVADLNVDNAAQVAEELGGPDKSVAVSVDVTSEEQIAEAFKAAVLAFGGVDLVVNNAGISISKPLLETSAKDWDLQHDIMARGSFLVSREAARVMTAQELGGDIVYIASKNAVFAGPNNIAYSATKADQAHQVRLLAAELGEHGIRVNGVNPDGVVRGSGIFAGGWGAQRAAVYGVPEEKLGEFYAQRTILKREVLPEHVANAVFALTGGELTHTTGLHVPVDAGVAAAFLR; encoded by the coding sequence ATGGCACCGCACCCCGAAGCCGCCGCCCTCCTGGCCCGCTCCCATCGGCTCGGCTCCGATCCCCGCAACACCAACTACGCCGGCGGCAACGCCTCCGCCAAGGGCACCGACACCGACCCCGTGACCGGCGGTGACGTCGAGCTGATGTGGGTCAAGGGGTCCGGTGGCGACCTCGGCACGCTCACCGGGGCCGGACTGGCTGTCCTGCGGCTGGACCGGCTGCGGGCGCTGAAGGGCGTCTACCCGGGCGTGGAGCGCGAGGACGAGATGGTCGCCGCGTTCGACTACTGCCTGCACGGCAAGGGCGGGGCCGCCCCGTCCATCGACACGGCCATGCACGGGCTCGTGGAGGCCGCGCACGTCGACCATCTGCACCCCGACTCCGGGATCGCGCTCGCCTGCGCCGCCGACGGGGAGAAGCTGACCGCCGAGTGCTTCGGCGACACGGTGGTGTGGGTGCCGTGGCGGCGGCCCGGTTTCCAGCTGGGGCTGGACATCGCAGCGGTCAAGGAGGCGAACCCGCAGGCCATCGGCTGTGTGCTGGGCGGGCATGGGATCACGGCGTGGGGCGACACCTCGGAGGCGTGCGAGCGCAACTCGCTGCACATCATCCGCACCGCCGAGGCGTTCTTGGCGGAGAGGGGCAGGCCCGAGCCCTTCGGGCCGGTGATCGAGGGATACGCGGCGTTGGAGCCCGCGGAGCGTCGTGAGCGGGCCGCGGCTCTCGCGCCGTACGTCCGGGCCATCGCCTCCCAGGACAAGCCGCAGGTCGGGCACTTCGACGACTCCGAGACCGTGCTGGAGTTCCTGGCGCGCGCCGAGCACCCGCGGCTGGCCGCGCTGGGCACCTCCTGCCCGGACCACTTCCTGCGGACCAAGGTGCGTCCGCTCGTCCTCGACCTGCCGCCGGCCGCCCCGCTGGAGGAGGCCGTCGCCCGGCTGAAGGAGCTGCACGCCGAGTACCGCGAGGAGTACGCCGCCTATTACCGGCGGCACGCCCTGCCCGACTCCCCCGCCATGCGCGGCGCGGACCCGGCGATCGTGCTGGTGCCGGGGGTCGGCATGTTCTCCTTCGGCAAGGACAAGCAGACGGCCCGGGTGGCCGGTGAGTTCTACGTCAACGCCATCAACGTGATGCGCGGGGCCGAGGCCGTGTCGACGTACGCGCCCATCGAGGAGTCGGAGAAGTTCCGCATCGAGTACTGGGCGTTGGAAGAGGCCAAGCTCCAGCGGATGCCCGCGCCGAAGCCGCTGGCGACGCGGGTGGCGCTGGTGACGGGCGCGGGCAGCGGCATCGGGAAGGCGATCGCGCAGCGGCTGGTCGCCGAGGGTGCCTGCGTGGTGGTCGCGGACCTGAACGTGGACAACGCCGCCCAGGTGGCGGAGGAGCTGGGCGGGCCGGACAAGTCCGTCGCCGTGAGCGTCGACGTCACGTCCGAGGAGCAGATCGCCGAGGCGTTCAAGGCGGCAGTCCTCGCCTTCGGCGGGGTCGACCTGGTCGTCAACAACGCCGGTATCTCCATCTCCAAGCCGCTGCTGGAGACGTCGGCGAAGGACTGGGACCTGCAGCACGACATCATGGCCCGCGGTTCCTTCCTGGTCTCGCGGGAGGCGGCCCGGGTGATGACCGCGCAGGAGCTGGGCGGCGACATCGTCTACATCGCTTCCAAGAACGCCGTGTTCGCCGGGCCCAACAACATCGCCTACTCCGCCACCAAGGCCGACCAGGCGCATCAAGTACGGCTGCTGGCAGCCGAGTTGGGCGAGCACGGCATCCGCGTCAACGGGGTCAACCCGGACGGTGTGGTGCGCGGTTCGGGGATCTTCGCGGGCGGCTGGGGCGCACAGCGCGCGGCCGTGTACGGGGTGCCGGAGGAGAAGCTGGGCGAGTTCTACGCGCAGCGGACCATCCTCAAGCGCGAGGTGCTGCCCGAGCACGTGGCCAACGCCGTGTTCGCGCTGACCGGTGGGGAGTTGACCCACACCACCGGGCTGCACGTCCCGGTCGACGCCGGCGTCGCGGCCGCCTTCCTGCGGTGA
- the rhaI gene encoding L-rhamnose isomerase, translated as MTELAAVKTALKTQAVETPSWAYGNSGTRFKVFAQQGVPRTPQEKLADAAQVHAVTGVAPTVALHIPWDRVEDYAALAKFAQDHGVKLGAINSNTFQDDAYKLGSICHPDAAVRRKALDHLLECVDIMDATGSHDLKLWFADGTNYPGQDDIRARQDRLAEGLAEVYQRLGENQRMLLEYKFFEPAFYTTDVPDWGTAYAHCLKLGEKAQVVVDTGHHAPGTNIEFIVATLLRENKLGGFDFNSRFYADDDLMVGAADPFQLFRIMYEVIRGGGYTSDVAFMLDQCHNIEAKIPAIIRSVMNVQEATAKALLVDRDALAAAQRDGDVLAANAVLMDAYNTDVRPLLADTRQEMGLDPDPIAAYHRSGWQQRIIAERVGGTQAGWGA; from the coding sequence GTGACCGAGCTCGCCGCGGTGAAGACCGCGCTGAAGACCCAGGCAGTCGAGACGCCGTCGTGGGCGTACGGGAACTCGGGGACCCGTTTCAAGGTGTTCGCCCAGCAGGGAGTTCCCCGCACGCCGCAGGAGAAGCTGGCCGACGCGGCCCAGGTGCATGCCGTCACGGGTGTGGCGCCGACGGTGGCGTTGCACATCCCGTGGGACAGGGTCGAGGACTACGCCGCGCTGGCGAAGTTCGCCCAGGACCACGGGGTGAAACTGGGGGCGATCAACTCCAACACCTTCCAGGACGACGCCTACAAACTGGGCAGCATCTGCCACCCCGACGCCGCCGTGCGCCGCAAGGCGCTGGATCACCTGCTCGAATGCGTCGACATCATGGACGCCACCGGCTCACACGACCTGAAACTGTGGTTCGCCGACGGCACCAACTATCCCGGCCAGGACGACATCCGCGCCCGCCAGGACCGCCTCGCCGAAGGCTTGGCCGAGGTCTACCAGCGGCTCGGCGAGAACCAGCGGATGCTGCTGGAGTACAAGTTCTTCGAGCCGGCCTTTTACACCACCGACGTCCCCGACTGGGGCACCGCCTACGCCCACTGCCTCAAGCTCGGCGAGAAGGCCCAGGTCGTCGTCGACACCGGACACCACGCACCGGGCACCAACATCGAGTTCATCGTCGCCACCCTGCTGCGGGAGAACAAGCTCGGCGGGTTCGACTTCAACTCCCGCTTCTACGCCGACGACGACCTCATGGTCGGCGCCGCCGACCCCTTCCAGCTCTTCCGCATCATGTACGAGGTCATCCGCGGCGGCGGCTACACCTCCGACGTGGCCTTCATGCTCGACCAGTGCCACAACATCGAAGCCAAGATCCCCGCCATCATCCGCTCCGTGATGAACGTCCAGGAAGCCACCGCCAAGGCACTCCTCGTCGACCGCGACGCCCTCGCCGCCGCCCAGCGCGACGGTGACGTCCTGGCCGCCAACGCCGTCCTCATGGACGCCTACAACACCGACGTCCGCCCCCTCCTCGCCGACACCCGCCAGGAAATGGGCCTCGACCCCGACCCCATCGCCGCCTACCACCGCTCCGGATGGCAGCAGCGGATCATCGCCGAGCGCGTCGGCGGCACCCAAGCCGGCTGGGGCGCCTGA
- a CDS encoding sugar ABC transporter ATP-binding protein gives MTHPSDTGPAPVLALEDISKSFGAVRALRDVSLELFPGEVHALAGENGAGKSTLIKTLAGVHRPDAGRVLLDGEPVVFHGPGDARDAGIAVIYQEPTLFPDLSIAENIFMGRQPRRALGRIDHKATHTATLRLMKRLGVELDPDRPARGLSIADQQIVEIAKALSFDARVLIMDEPTAALTGSEVARLFGVVRTLREQGAAVLFISHRLEEIFEICQRVTTLRDGAWIASEPIEGMTEDDLVRRMVGRDLEELYPKQDVKPGQVALSVRRLTREGVFTDVSFDVRHGEIVGLAGLVGAGRTEVARAVFGIDRWDAGEVEVQGRRLTNGAPSTAMAAGLALVPEDRRAQGLVMGMSIERNIGLTGLRTTVRAGLMDRGAERDRSLDWAVKLQVKYARIADAVSTLSGGNQQKVVLAKWLATGPKVLIVDEPTRGIDVGTKAEVHRLLSRLAADGVAVLMISSDLPEILGMADRVLVMHEGRLTAEIPRAEATEETVMAAATGRAAA, from the coding sequence ATGACCCACCCGTCCGACACGGGTCCGGCCCCGGTGCTGGCGCTCGAGGACATTTCGAAGTCCTTCGGGGCCGTGCGTGCCCTGCGGGACGTGTCCCTGGAGCTGTTCCCCGGAGAGGTGCACGCCCTCGCCGGAGAGAACGGCGCGGGCAAGTCGACCCTGATCAAGACGCTCGCCGGCGTCCACCGACCGGACGCCGGCCGGGTGCTGCTCGACGGTGAGCCCGTCGTCTTCCACGGACCCGGTGACGCACGCGACGCGGGCATCGCCGTCATCTACCAGGAGCCCACGCTCTTTCCCGACCTTTCGATCGCCGAGAACATCTTCATGGGCCGCCAGCCCCGGCGCGCCCTGGGCCGGATCGACCACAAGGCCACGCACACCGCGACGCTGCGGCTGATGAAGCGGCTCGGCGTCGAACTCGACCCCGACCGCCCAGCGCGCGGCCTGTCCATCGCCGACCAGCAGATCGTGGAGATCGCCAAGGCGCTCTCCTTCGACGCCCGCGTCCTGATCATGGACGAGCCGACGGCCGCCCTGACCGGCAGCGAGGTGGCCCGGCTCTTCGGCGTCGTGCGCACCCTGCGCGAACAGGGCGCCGCCGTGCTGTTCATCTCGCACCGGCTGGAGGAGATCTTCGAGATCTGCCAGCGGGTCACCACCCTGCGCGACGGCGCCTGGATCGCCAGCGAGCCGATCGAGGGGATGACGGAGGACGACCTCGTCCGGCGCATGGTCGGTCGCGACCTCGAGGAGCTGTACCCCAAGCAGGACGTCAAGCCCGGTCAAGTCGCGCTGAGCGTACGGCGGTTGACTCGGGAGGGTGTCTTCACCGACGTCTCCTTCGACGTCCGGCACGGCGAGATCGTCGGCCTCGCCGGACTCGTCGGCGCCGGCCGCACCGAGGTGGCCCGGGCCGTCTTCGGCATCGACCGCTGGGATGCCGGCGAGGTCGAGGTCCAGGGCCGCAGGCTCACCAACGGCGCCCCGTCCACCGCGATGGCCGCCGGGCTCGCCCTCGTCCCTGAGGACCGGCGCGCCCAGGGCCTGGTGATGGGCATGTCCATCGAGCGCAACATCGGCCTCACCGGACTCCGTACGACCGTCCGGGCCGGCCTGATGGACCGTGGCGCCGAACGCGACCGGTCCCTGGACTGGGCGGTCAAGCTCCAGGTGAAGTACGCCCGGATCGCCGACGCCGTCTCGACCCTGTCCGGCGGCAACCAGCAGAAGGTCGTCCTGGCCAAGTGGCTCGCCACCGGCCCCAAGGTACTGATCGTCGACGAGCCCACGCGGGGCATCGACGTCGGCACCAAGGCCGAGGTGCACCGGCTGCTCAGCCGGCTGGCCGCCGACGGCGTCGCCGTTCTGATGATCTCCTCCGACCTGCCCGAGATCCTCGGCATGGCCGACCGCGTGCTCGTGATGCACGAGGGCCGGCTGACCGCCGAGATCCCACGCGCCGAAGCCACCGAGGAAACCGTGATGGCCGCAGCCACCGGGAGGGCCGCCGCATGA
- a CDS encoding ABC transporter permease, with amino-acid sequence MTVTTPNETPVAEVPKSSGTRLVDRVFKMRELAILVVFLVMIGITQAGNSEFLSEQGIKDLLLNATILVLVATGQSLVVITRNVDLSVGSTLGICAFAAGDYLHGGGSSVIAIGLAVLMGIGFGLLNGLLVSLGQVPALVVTLGTLYIIRGIDSIWVGSRQITAADLPGGFVDFGSGGISAVPYLALIALAVLVATAYYLKHFGSGRELYALGSNPEAARLAGIPVRKRILAAYTFCGGLAGLAGAMYLARFGNVDSGTGTGYELTVVSAVVVGGVVFTGGSGSVYGAALGALLLTSINSVLPALGVSSVWVLAINGILLILAIAVDRIVALRVASALKKRNARNA; translated from the coding sequence ATGACGGTGACCACTCCCAACGAGACCCCCGTCGCCGAGGTGCCCAAGTCCAGCGGCACCCGGCTCGTCGACCGCGTCTTCAAGATGCGCGAGCTCGCCATCCTCGTCGTCTTCCTGGTGATGATCGGCATCACCCAGGCCGGCAACAGCGAGTTCCTGTCCGAGCAGGGCATCAAGGACCTGCTGCTGAACGCCACCATCCTGGTGCTGGTCGCCACCGGCCAGTCCCTGGTGGTGATCACGCGGAACGTCGACCTGTCCGTCGGCTCGACCCTCGGCATCTGCGCCTTCGCGGCCGGCGACTACCTGCACGGCGGCGGCAGTTCGGTGATCGCGATCGGGCTGGCGGTCCTGATGGGCATCGGGTTCGGCCTGCTCAACGGCCTGCTCGTCAGCCTCGGCCAAGTGCCCGCGCTCGTCGTCACCCTCGGCACGCTGTACATCATCCGCGGCATCGACTCCATCTGGGTCGGCTCCCGCCAGATCACGGCGGCCGACCTGCCCGGCGGCTTCGTCGACTTCGGCTCCGGCGGCATCTCCGCGGTGCCGTACCTCGCGCTGATCGCGCTGGCCGTGCTGGTGGCGACGGCGTACTACCTCAAGCACTTCGGCAGCGGACGCGAGCTGTACGCGCTCGGCTCCAACCCGGAGGCGGCCCGGCTCGCCGGCATCCCCGTCCGCAAGCGGATCCTGGCCGCGTACACCTTCTGCGGCGGACTCGCGGGCCTGGCCGGCGCCATGTACCTGGCCCGGTTCGGCAACGTCGACTCCGGGACCGGCACCGGCTACGAACTCACCGTCGTCAGCGCGGTCGTGGTCGGCGGCGTGGTCTTCACCGGAGGCTCCGGCAGCGTGTACGGGGCCGCGCTCGGCGCCCTGCTGCTGACCTCCATCAACAGCGTGCTGCCCGCCCTCGGCGTCAGCTCGGTCTGGGTGCTCGCGATCAACGGCATCCTGCTCATCCTCGCCATCGCGGTCGACCGGATCGTCGCGCTGCGCGTGGCCTCCGCCCTGAAGAAGAGGAACGCCCGCAATGCCTGA
- a CDS encoding ABC transporter permease: MPESLTRAVRWDTVVGALLILLLLLSFGIVDGFGNALNLSFLIGNTLPIALIALPMTLLVVAGEIDLSVASTAGLSGAVMGKLWNDGMAIETIIPLCLLLGVVCGLINGLLVTRLGLPSLAVTIGTLAAYRGIAQIVLGSDAVTDFPTQYLDFASGRLGNTFLPQAFLPFLVLLAIAVVVLHATPFGRSLFAIGASEEAARFAGIRVKRHKLILFTVTGLMASLTGIFWALHYASARYDNATGLELSVVAAVLLGGIDFDGGRGTLGGAIAGVFLLGALQNVMSLLNISAQSQIVVTGVLLVISVLGPRVARQISVARAGRRAAASTPTS, encoded by the coding sequence ATGCCTGAGTCCCTGACGCGCGCGGTCCGCTGGGACACGGTCGTCGGCGCGCTGCTCATCCTGCTGCTGCTGCTGTCGTTCGGCATCGTCGACGGGTTCGGCAACGCCCTCAACCTGTCGTTCCTGATCGGCAACACCCTGCCCATCGCGCTGATCGCCCTGCCGATGACCCTGCTGGTCGTCGCCGGCGAGATCGACCTGTCCGTCGCCTCCACCGCCGGCCTGTCCGGCGCGGTGATGGGCAAGCTGTGGAACGACGGCATGGCGATCGAGACGATCATCCCGCTGTGCCTGCTGCTCGGTGTCGTGTGCGGGCTGATCAACGGCCTCCTTGTGACCCGGCTCGGACTGCCCTCCCTCGCCGTCACCATCGGCACCCTCGCCGCCTACCGGGGCATCGCGCAGATCGTGCTCGGCTCCGACGCGGTGACCGACTTCCCCACGCAGTACCTGGACTTCGCGTCCGGACGGCTCGGGAACACCTTCCTCCCGCAGGCCTTCCTGCCCTTCCTCGTCCTGCTCGCCATCGCCGTCGTGGTGCTCCACGCCACGCCGTTCGGACGGTCGCTGTTCGCGATCGGCGCGAGCGAGGAGGCGGCGCGGTTCGCCGGCATCCGGGTCAAGCGGCACAAGCTGATCCTGTTCACGGTGACCGGCCTGATGGCCTCGCTCACCGGGATCTTCTGGGCGCTGCACTACGCCAGCGCCCGTTACGACAACGCCACCGGACTCGAACTGTCCGTCGTCGCCGCGGTGCTGCTCGGCGGCATCGATTTCGACGGCGGCCGGGGCACGCTCGGCGGCGCGATCGCGGGGGTCTTCCTCCTCGGAGCGCTGCAGAACGTGATGAGCCTGCTGAACATCTCCGCCCAGTCGCAGATCGTCGTCACCGGCGTCCTGCTCGTCATCTCCGTGCTCGGCCCCCGGGTCGCACGGCAAATCTCCGTCGCGAGGGCGGGACGCAGAGCCGCCGCCTCGACTCCGACGTCGTAA
- the rhaS gene encoding rhamnose ABC transporter substrate-binding protein produces the protein MRKSSVRRTCAALAAGTSLALALTACGGTTKNNSGSDNASASSTAKADPNAALKKGLTVGFLPKQVNNPYFTSADKGGEKALTELGSKYKEVGPSSATDTAGQVSYVNTLTQQQVNAMAVSAQDPGALCTALKQAMKNNIKVVTYDSDTKPDCRNAFVSQASAEDLGRTEVQLLAQQIGYKGEIAILSAAQTATNQNTWIGYMKDELKDPKYKNVKLVKIAYGNDDAQASFQQTQGLLQQYPNLKGIISPTTVGIKAAAQYLSGSKYKGKVKLTGLGTPNDMRKYVKNGTVEGFELWDPAKLGDLAARTAVALSSGQITGKEGETFKAGSTTYTIGKDGVITLGKPTVFTAKNIDQFNF, from the coding sequence ATGCGCAAGTCATCCGTCCGTCGTACCTGCGCGGCCCTCGCCGCCGGCACCTCGCTCGCCCTCGCGCTGACCGCCTGCGGCGGCACCACCAAGAACAACTCCGGCAGCGACAACGCCTCCGCGTCCTCGACCGCGAAGGCCGACCCGAACGCCGCGCTGAAGAAGGGCCTGACCGTCGGCTTCCTGCCCAAGCAGGTCAACAACCCGTACTTCACCTCCGCCGACAAGGGCGGCGAGAAGGCGCTGACCGAACTCGGCAGCAAGTACAAGGAGGTCGGCCCCTCCAGCGCCACCGACACCGCCGGGCAGGTCTCCTACGTCAACACGCTCACCCAGCAGCAGGTGAACGCGATGGCCGTCTCCGCTCAGGACCCGGGCGCCCTGTGCACCGCGCTGAAGCAGGCCATGAAGAACAACATCAAGGTCGTCACCTACGACTCCGACACCAAGCCCGACTGCCGCAACGCCTTCGTCTCGCAGGCCTCCGCCGAGGACCTCGGCCGCACCGAGGTGCAGCTGCTCGCCCAGCAGATCGGCTACAAGGGCGAGATCGCGATCCTGTCCGCCGCCCAGACCGCCACGAACCAGAACACCTGGATCGGGTACATGAAGGACGAGCTGAAGGACCCGAAGTACAAGAACGTCAAGCTGGTGAAGATCGCCTACGGCAACGACGACGCCCAGGCCTCCTTCCAGCAGACCCAGGGCCTGCTCCAGCAGTACCCGAACCTGAAGGGGATCATCTCCCCGACCACCGTCGGCATCAAGGCCGCCGCCCAGTACCTCTCCGGCTCCAAGTACAAGGGCAAGGTCAAGCTGACCGGCCTGGGCACCCCCAACGACATGCGCAAGTACGTCAAGAACGGCACCGTCGAGGGCTTCGAGCTGTGGGACCCGGCCAAGCTCGGCGACCTGGCCGCCCGCACCGCCGTCGCGCTGTCCTCCGGCCAGATCACCGGCAAGGAGGGCGAGACCTTCAAGGCCGGCTCGACCACGTACACCATCGGCAAGGACGGCGTGATCACCCTCGGCAAGCCGACCGTGTTCACCGCCAAGAACATCGACCAGTTCAACTTCTGA
- a CDS encoding L-rhamnose mutarotase, translating to MQRVCFLLKVREDRLAEYRERHAAVWPEMREALSATGWHNYSLFLRDDGLLVGYLETEDFDAALAGMEATEVNARWQAEMGPFFESLDGARPDEAMKPLTEVFHLA from the coding sequence ATGCAGCGCGTCTGTTTCCTCCTCAAGGTCCGTGAGGACCGGCTCGCCGAGTACCGCGAACGCCACGCCGCCGTGTGGCCGGAGATGCGCGAGGCGCTCTCCGCCACCGGCTGGCACAACTACTCCCTCTTCCTGCGCGACGACGGCCTGCTCGTCGGCTACCTGGAGACCGAGGACTTCGACGCCGCGCTCGCCGGCATGGAGGCCACCGAGGTCAACGCCCGCTGGCAGGCGGAGATGGGGCCGTTCTTCGAGTCGCTGGACGGCGCCCGGCCCGACGAGGCCATGAAACCGCTCACCGAAGTGTTCCACCTCGCCTGA